In Phacochoerus africanus isolate WHEZ1 chromosome 14, ROS_Pafr_v1, whole genome shotgun sequence, one genomic interval encodes:
- the AATK gene encoding serine/threonine-protein kinase LMTK1 isoform X7: MLTLSYLIARSAGSVPRASGWHRQEFENAEGEEFAADFSAQGSPAAAAPNGPDVYVLPLTEVSLPMAKQPGRSVQLLKSTDLGRHSLLYLEEIGHGWFGKVFLGEVNSGISSTQVVVKELKASASVQEQVQFLEEAQPYRALQHSNLLQCLAQCAEVTPYLLVMEFCPMQRVARRQGPLAQTWRPRCEISGLLAAATTSRGVPTELSPPWSRAASQGDLKGYLRSCRVAESMAPDPLTLQRMACEVACGVLHLHRHNYVHSDLALRNCLLTADLTVKIGDYGLSHGKYREDYFVTADQLWVPLRWIAPELVDEVHCNLLVVDQTKASNVWSLGVTIWELFELGAQPYPHHSDRQVLAYAVREQQLKLPKPQLQLTLSDRWYEVMQFCWLQPEQRPTAEEVHLLLSYLCAKGATEAEEEFERRWRSLRPGGSSTGPGLGVAGLALGGPGELAAASSFPLLEQFAGESFHSEGDDVLTVTETSRGLNFEYKWEAGRGAEAFPPPGGALSPGCDGHLQELCALEGAPPGVVPVLSAHSPSVGSEYFIRLEDPAPASGHDPDCAGCAPSTRAAALRPDGRDHDDDSDGSAGASLAMEPLLGHVPPADGPWSHCDYYPCRSHARDLPRASRSPSPETLMLEEPGAEDIAWGVGAFCPPFFEDPLGTSPSGSSGARASAGGEELGEAEVPRATQHRHWSSNVSANNNSGRRAPESWDLGHTGGYLDCCPGVKQTLRAVPELGPPLTPEDPRKPLPGPKGASPGQELGGCLGLPHLYPAEGLSPAPCLVTPPWTEAAVSGGDSPQAEPRLAEEAEGSARLQLPLPSIPSPSQEGALLPAEEASTPPTLPASPTPTGSHAPAPEPAQTLGSGSGSPELEAPGSEEEDTTEATSGVCTDLSSDGPQAEKPDVTAAFRPLQKQGGTPDSSDSLDIPSSASDGGCEGFSPSAAGTPGGQPRALDSGYDTENYESPEFVLKEAHEPEAFGEPASEGESPGPETRLPASLGGLSEKNPYRDSAYFSDLDPEPEPTLGPEERPGGSPARRPGPDLEDPKSPRLQPVQPSPESGVPQGAQGASPGEAPPLPLPLPLPEDASPEPSACPTGPRLEPPWPQEPARQVPPVPSPGRSKMFLQALVSLKSESHGPEPQKALGLLSGPGLQERTGGPGASRTPLCLALPELPSAPEGRPEEEEEESEDSDESDEELRCYSIQEPSEESEEEATPVPVVVAESQSARNLRSLLKMPSLLSEAFCEDLERKKKAVSFFDDVTVYLFDQESPTRELGEPFPGAKESPPAFLAGGPGSPSAPCRPRRADRSPDGTDAEGGGFEWDHGLPLTQAQEPAPPVPAAPPAPAAPGPFSRFTVSPAPASRFSITHVSDSDARPVGGPEADAGGSCKEA, translated from the exons ATGCTCACGCTGTCCTACCTGATCGCCCGCTCTGCTGGCTCCGTCCCGCGGGCCTCTGGGTGGCACCGTCAG GAGTTTGAGAATGCCGAGGGGGAAGAGTTTGCGGCCGACTTCTCGGCACAGGGCTCCCCGGCGGCAGCGGCTCCGAACGGGCCTGACGTGTACGTCCTCCCGCTCACCGAGGTCTCCCTGCCCATGGCCAAGCAGCCTGGGCGCTCAG TGCAGCTGCTCAAGTCCACGGACCTGGGCCGGCACAGCCTCTTGTACCTGGAGGAGATTGGCCACGGCTGGTTCGGGAAG GTGTTCCTGGGGGAGGTGAACTCGGGGATCAGCAGCACCCAGGTGGTGGTGAAGGAGCTGAAAGCGAGCGCCAGCGTGCAGGAGCAGGTGCAGTTCCTGGAGGAGGCGCAGCCCTACAG GGCCCTGCAGCACAGCAACCTGCTCCAGTGCCTGGCCCAGTGCGCCGAGGTGACGCCCTACCTGTTGGTGATGGAATTCTGCCCCATG cAACGAGTCGCTCGCCGACAGGGGCCCCTGGCGCAGACTTGGCGTCCCCGCTGTGAAATTTCCGGGCTCCTGGCGGCCGCCACGACCTCCCGGGGCGTCCCCACTGAGCTGAGCCCTCCCTGGAGCCGAGCAGCGTCACAG GGGGACCTCAAGGGCTACCTGCGGAGCTGTCGGGTGGCAGAGTCCATGGCGCCTGACCCGCTGACGCTGCAGCGCATGGCCTGCGAGGTGGCCTGCGGCGTTCTGCATCTGCATCGCCACAACTACGTGCACAG TGACCTGGCCCTGAGGAACTGCCTGCTCACGGCTGACCTGACGGTGAAGATTGGTGACTACGGCCTGTCTCACGGCAAATACAGg GAGGACTACTTTGTGACCGCTGACCAGCTGTGGGTGCCGCTGCGCTGGATCGCGCCCGAGCTGGTGGACGAGGTGCACTGCAACCTGCTGGTGGTGGACCAGACCAAGGCCAGCAACGTATG GTCCCTGGGAGTGACCATCTGGGAGCTCTTTGAGCTGGGAGCGCAGCCCTACCCCCACCACTCTGACcggcaggtgctggcctacgccgtcCGGGAGCAGCAGCTCAAGCTGCCCAAACCCCAGCTGCAGCTGACCCTCTCTGACCGCTG GTACGAGGTGATGCAGTTCTGCTGGCTGCAGCCGGAGCAGCGGCCCACGGCCGAGGAGGTGCACCTGCTGCTGTCCTACCTGTGCGCCAAGGGTGCCACCGAGGCAGAGGAGGAGTTTGAGCGGCGCTGGCGCTCGCTGCGGCCCGGTGGGAGCAGCACAggcccggggctgggggtggcaggCCTGGCACTGGGGGGCCCGGGCGAGCTGGCCGCCGCCTCCTCTTTCCCACTGTTGGAGCAGTTCGCCGGGGAGAGCTTCCACTCGGAGGGCGACGACGTGCTGACAGTGACAGAGACCAGCCGAGGCCTCAACTTTGAGTACAAGTGGGAAGCGGGCCGGGGGGCCGAGGCCTTCCCGCCACCGGGGGGCGCGCTGAGTCCCGGCTGCGACGGGCACCTGCAGGAGCTCTGCGCCCTGGAAGGCGCACCCCCCGGCGTGGTGCCCGTGCTCAGCGCTCACAGCCCCTCCGTGGGCAGCGAGTACTTCATCCGCTTGGAAGACCCAGCACCTGCCTCGGGCCACGACCCCGACTGCGCCGGCTGTGCCCCCAGCACCCGAGCAGCGGCCCTGCGCCCAGATGGCCGCGACCACGATGACGACTCTGATGGCAGCGCAGGCGCCTCACTGGCCATGGAGCCTCTGCTGGGCCACGTGCCACCTGCCGACGGCCCCTGGAGCCACTGTGACTACTACCCGTGCAGGAGCCATGCCCGCGACCTGCCCCGCGCCTCGCGCTCACCCTCGCCGGAGACCTTGATGCTGGAGGAGCCGGGAGCAGAGGATATCGCCTGGGGCGTGGGGGCCTTCTGCCCGCCCTTCTTCGAGGACCCGCTGGGCACATCCCCGTCGGGGAGCTCTGGGGCCCGAGCGTCCGCAGGcggggaggagctgggggaggccGAGGTGCCCAGGGCCACCCAGCACAGACATTGGAGCTCCAACGTATCAGCCAACAACAACAGTGGCAGACGAGCACCGGAATCCTGGGACCTGGGCCACACAGGCGGCTACTTGGACTGCTGCCCTGGCGTGAAGCAGACCCTACGGGCCGTCCCTGAGCTGGGCCCTCCCCTGACCCCAGAGGACCCCAGAAAGCCTCTCCCTGGGCCCAAGGGGGCCTCTCCTGGTCAGGAGCTGGGCGGCTGCCTTGGCCTCCCCCATCTGTATCCTGCCGAGGGCTTGTCACCTGCCCCCTGCCTGGTCACACCCCCCTGGACGGAGGCGGCTGTCAGTGGGGGCGACAGCCCCCAGGCAGAACCCAGGCTTGCCGAGGAGGCCGAGGGCTCTGCCAGACTCCAActgccccttccctccatcccatcCCCATCCCAGGAGGGGGCCCTGCTTCCTGCTGAGGAGGCCAGCACCCCGCCCACCCTGCCCGCCTCACCCACGCCCACAGGCAGCCACGCGCCTGCCCCCGAACCGGCCCAGACCCTGGGCAGCGGCAGCGGCTCTCCTGAGCTGGAGGCACCGGGCAGTGAAGAGGAGGACACGACAGAGGCCACTTCTGGTGTCTGCACGGACTTGTCCAGCGACGGCCCCCAGGCTGAGAAGCCAGACGTGACAGCAGCCTTCCGCCCCCTGCAGAAGCAGGGGGGGACCCCGGACTCCTCGGACTCCCTGGACATCCCGTCCTCAGCCAGCGATGGCGGCTGCGAGGGCTTCAGCCCGTCAGCGGCTGGCACCCCTGGCGGGCAGCCCCGAGCCCTGGACAGTGGTTATGACACAGAGAACTACGAGTCCCCCGAGTTTGTACTCAAGGAGGCGCACGAGCCTGAGGCCTTTGGGGAGCCAGCCTCGGAGGGGGAGAGCCCGGGGCCTGAGACTCGGCTCCCGGCCTCCCTGGGCGGCCTCAGCGAGAAGAACCCCTACCGAGACTCTGCCTACTTCTCAGACCTGGACCCCGAGCCAGAGCCCACCCTGGGCCCTGAGGAGAGGCCAGGAGGTAGCCCAGCTCGCAGGCCAGGGCCTGACCTGGAGGACCCGAAGAGCCCCAGGCTGCAGCCTGTGCAGCCCTCCCCTGAGTCTGGGGTGCCCCAGGGGGCACAGGGTGCCAGCCCCGGGGAGGCGcccccactgccactgccactgccactgcctgAGGACGCATCTCCAGAGCCCAGCGCCTGCCCCACAGGCCCCAGGCTGGAGCCTCCCTGGCCCCAAGAGCCAGCCCGCCAGGTGCCACCGGTGCCCAGTCCTGGGCGTTCGAAGATGTTCCTGCAGGCTCTGGTCTCACTCAAGTCGGAGAGCCACGGCCCGGAGCCCCAGAAGGCCCTGGGACTGCTGTCAGGGCCAGGGCTGCAGGAACGGACCGGGGGCCCAGGTGCCTCCAGAACCCCACTCTGCCTGGCCCTGCCGGAACTCCCCTCGGCTCCGGAGGGCCGCccggaggaggaagaggaggagagcgAGGACAGCGACGAGTCGGACGAGGAGCTGCGCTGCTACAGCATCCAGGAGCCGAGCGAGGAGAGCGAGGAGGAGGCGACGCCCGTGCCAGTGGTGGTGGCGGAAAGCCAGAGCGCGCGCAACCTGCGCAGCCTGCTGAAGATGCCCAGCCTGCTGTCTGAGGCCTTCTGCGAGGACCTGGAGCGCAAGAAGAAAGCCGTGTCCTTCTTTGACGACGTCACCGTCTACCTCTTCGACCAG GAAAGCCCTACCCGGGAGCTCGGGGAGCCGTTCCCCGGTGCGAAGGAGTCGCCCCCCGCCTTCCTGGCGGGCGGCCCGGGCTCCCCCAGCGCCCCCTGCCGGCCACGGCGGGCAGACCGCTCTCCCGACGGCACCGACGCAGAAG GCGGAGGGTTCGAGTGGGACCACGGCCTCCCGCTGACGCAGGCCCAGGAGCCCGCCCCGCCGGTCCCCGCGGCGCCCCCGGCGCCGGCCGCGCCCGGGCCCTTCTCGCGCTTCACCGTCTCACCAGCGCCCGCGTCCCGCTTCTCCATCACACACGTCTCAGACTCGGACGCCCGGCCCGTGGGAG GCCCGGAAGCAGATGCTGGGGGCAGCTGTAAAGAGGCTTGA
- the AATK gene encoding serine/threonine-protein kinase LMTK1 isoform X9 yields MLTLSYLIARSAGSVPRASGWHRQEFENAEGEEFAADFSAQGSPAAAAPNGPDVYVLPLTEVSLPMAKQPGRSVQLLKSTDLGRHSLLYLEEIGHGWFGKVFLGEVNSGISSTQVVVKELKASASVQEQVQFLEEAQPYRALQHSNLLQCLAQCAEVTPYLLVMEFCPMGDLKGYLRSCRVAESMAPDPLTLQRMACEVACGVLHLHRHNYVHSDLALRNCLLTADLTVKIGDYGLSHGKYREDYFVTADQLWVPLRWIAPELVDEVHCNLLVVDQTKASNVWSLGVTIWELFELGAQPYPHHSDRQVLAYAVREQQLKLPKPQLQLTLSDRWYEVMQFCWLQPEQRPTAEEVHLLLSYLCAKGATEAEEEFERRWRSLRPGGSSTGPGLGVAGLALGGPGELAAASSFPLLEQFAGESFHSEGDDVLTVTETSRGLNFEYKWEAGRGAEAFPPPGGALSPGCDGHLQELCALEGAPPGVVPVLSAHSPSVGSEYFIRLEDPAPASGHDPDCAGCAPSTRAAALRPDGRDHDDDSDGSAGASLAMEPLLGHVPPADGPWSHCDYYPCRSHARDLPRASRSPSPETLMLEEPGAEDIAWGVGAFCPPFFEDPLGTSPSGSSGARASAGGEELGEAEVPRATQHRHWSSNVSANNNSGRRAPESWDLGHTGGYLDCCPGVKQTLRAVPELGPPLTPEDPRKPLPGPKGASPGQELGGCLGLPHLYPAEGLSPAPCLVTPPWTEAAVSGGDSPQAEPRLAEEAEGSARLQLPLPSIPSPSQEGALLPAEEASTPPTLPASPTPTGSHAPAPEPAQTLGSGSGSPELEAPGSEEEDTTEATSGVCTDLSSDGPQAEKPDVTAAFRPLQKQGGTPDSSDSLDIPSSASDGGCEGFSPSAAGTPGGQPRALDSGYDTENYESPEFVLKEAHEPEAFGEPASEGESPGPETRLPASLGGLSEKNPYRDSAYFSDLDPEPEPTLGPEERPGGSPARRPGPDLEDPKSPRLQPVQPSPESGVPQGAQGASPGEAPPLPLPLPLPEDASPEPSACPTGPRLEPPWPQEPARQVPPVPSPGRSKMFLQALVSLKSESHGPEPQKALGLLSGPGLQERTGGPGASRTPLCLALPELPSAPEGRPEEEEEESEDSDESDEELRCYSIQEPSEESEEEATPVPVVVAESQSARNLRSLLKMPSLLSEAFCEDLERKKKAVSFFDDVTVYLFDQESPTRELGEPFPGAKESPPAFLAGGPGSPSAPCRPRRADRSPDGTDAEGGGFEWDHGLPLTQAQEPAPPVPAAPPAPAAPGPFSRFTVSPAPASRFSITHVSDSDARPVGDSVFRRGKRLGEIRSCQARLSWPPWRGASAPWGEAVLQG; encoded by the exons ATGCTCACGCTGTCCTACCTGATCGCCCGCTCTGCTGGCTCCGTCCCGCGGGCCTCTGGGTGGCACCGTCAG GAGTTTGAGAATGCCGAGGGGGAAGAGTTTGCGGCCGACTTCTCGGCACAGGGCTCCCCGGCGGCAGCGGCTCCGAACGGGCCTGACGTGTACGTCCTCCCGCTCACCGAGGTCTCCCTGCCCATGGCCAAGCAGCCTGGGCGCTCAG TGCAGCTGCTCAAGTCCACGGACCTGGGCCGGCACAGCCTCTTGTACCTGGAGGAGATTGGCCACGGCTGGTTCGGGAAG GTGTTCCTGGGGGAGGTGAACTCGGGGATCAGCAGCACCCAGGTGGTGGTGAAGGAGCTGAAAGCGAGCGCCAGCGTGCAGGAGCAGGTGCAGTTCCTGGAGGAGGCGCAGCCCTACAG GGCCCTGCAGCACAGCAACCTGCTCCAGTGCCTGGCCCAGTGCGCCGAGGTGACGCCCTACCTGTTGGTGATGGAATTCTGCCCCATG GGGGACCTCAAGGGCTACCTGCGGAGCTGTCGGGTGGCAGAGTCCATGGCGCCTGACCCGCTGACGCTGCAGCGCATGGCCTGCGAGGTGGCCTGCGGCGTTCTGCATCTGCATCGCCACAACTACGTGCACAG TGACCTGGCCCTGAGGAACTGCCTGCTCACGGCTGACCTGACGGTGAAGATTGGTGACTACGGCCTGTCTCACGGCAAATACAGg GAGGACTACTTTGTGACCGCTGACCAGCTGTGGGTGCCGCTGCGCTGGATCGCGCCCGAGCTGGTGGACGAGGTGCACTGCAACCTGCTGGTGGTGGACCAGACCAAGGCCAGCAACGTATG GTCCCTGGGAGTGACCATCTGGGAGCTCTTTGAGCTGGGAGCGCAGCCCTACCCCCACCACTCTGACcggcaggtgctggcctacgccgtcCGGGAGCAGCAGCTCAAGCTGCCCAAACCCCAGCTGCAGCTGACCCTCTCTGACCGCTG GTACGAGGTGATGCAGTTCTGCTGGCTGCAGCCGGAGCAGCGGCCCACGGCCGAGGAGGTGCACCTGCTGCTGTCCTACCTGTGCGCCAAGGGTGCCACCGAGGCAGAGGAGGAGTTTGAGCGGCGCTGGCGCTCGCTGCGGCCCGGTGGGAGCAGCACAggcccggggctgggggtggcaggCCTGGCACTGGGGGGCCCGGGCGAGCTGGCCGCCGCCTCCTCTTTCCCACTGTTGGAGCAGTTCGCCGGGGAGAGCTTCCACTCGGAGGGCGACGACGTGCTGACAGTGACAGAGACCAGCCGAGGCCTCAACTTTGAGTACAAGTGGGAAGCGGGCCGGGGGGCCGAGGCCTTCCCGCCACCGGGGGGCGCGCTGAGTCCCGGCTGCGACGGGCACCTGCAGGAGCTCTGCGCCCTGGAAGGCGCACCCCCCGGCGTGGTGCCCGTGCTCAGCGCTCACAGCCCCTCCGTGGGCAGCGAGTACTTCATCCGCTTGGAAGACCCAGCACCTGCCTCGGGCCACGACCCCGACTGCGCCGGCTGTGCCCCCAGCACCCGAGCAGCGGCCCTGCGCCCAGATGGCCGCGACCACGATGACGACTCTGATGGCAGCGCAGGCGCCTCACTGGCCATGGAGCCTCTGCTGGGCCACGTGCCACCTGCCGACGGCCCCTGGAGCCACTGTGACTACTACCCGTGCAGGAGCCATGCCCGCGACCTGCCCCGCGCCTCGCGCTCACCCTCGCCGGAGACCTTGATGCTGGAGGAGCCGGGAGCAGAGGATATCGCCTGGGGCGTGGGGGCCTTCTGCCCGCCCTTCTTCGAGGACCCGCTGGGCACATCCCCGTCGGGGAGCTCTGGGGCCCGAGCGTCCGCAGGcggggaggagctgggggaggccGAGGTGCCCAGGGCCACCCAGCACAGACATTGGAGCTCCAACGTATCAGCCAACAACAACAGTGGCAGACGAGCACCGGAATCCTGGGACCTGGGCCACACAGGCGGCTACTTGGACTGCTGCCCTGGCGTGAAGCAGACCCTACGGGCCGTCCCTGAGCTGGGCCCTCCCCTGACCCCAGAGGACCCCAGAAAGCCTCTCCCTGGGCCCAAGGGGGCCTCTCCTGGTCAGGAGCTGGGCGGCTGCCTTGGCCTCCCCCATCTGTATCCTGCCGAGGGCTTGTCACCTGCCCCCTGCCTGGTCACACCCCCCTGGACGGAGGCGGCTGTCAGTGGGGGCGACAGCCCCCAGGCAGAACCCAGGCTTGCCGAGGAGGCCGAGGGCTCTGCCAGACTCCAActgccccttccctccatcccatcCCCATCCCAGGAGGGGGCCCTGCTTCCTGCTGAGGAGGCCAGCACCCCGCCCACCCTGCCCGCCTCACCCACGCCCACAGGCAGCCACGCGCCTGCCCCCGAACCGGCCCAGACCCTGGGCAGCGGCAGCGGCTCTCCTGAGCTGGAGGCACCGGGCAGTGAAGAGGAGGACACGACAGAGGCCACTTCTGGTGTCTGCACGGACTTGTCCAGCGACGGCCCCCAGGCTGAGAAGCCAGACGTGACAGCAGCCTTCCGCCCCCTGCAGAAGCAGGGGGGGACCCCGGACTCCTCGGACTCCCTGGACATCCCGTCCTCAGCCAGCGATGGCGGCTGCGAGGGCTTCAGCCCGTCAGCGGCTGGCACCCCTGGCGGGCAGCCCCGAGCCCTGGACAGTGGTTATGACACAGAGAACTACGAGTCCCCCGAGTTTGTACTCAAGGAGGCGCACGAGCCTGAGGCCTTTGGGGAGCCAGCCTCGGAGGGGGAGAGCCCGGGGCCTGAGACTCGGCTCCCGGCCTCCCTGGGCGGCCTCAGCGAGAAGAACCCCTACCGAGACTCTGCCTACTTCTCAGACCTGGACCCCGAGCCAGAGCCCACCCTGGGCCCTGAGGAGAGGCCAGGAGGTAGCCCAGCTCGCAGGCCAGGGCCTGACCTGGAGGACCCGAAGAGCCCCAGGCTGCAGCCTGTGCAGCCCTCCCCTGAGTCTGGGGTGCCCCAGGGGGCACAGGGTGCCAGCCCCGGGGAGGCGcccccactgccactgccactgccactgcctgAGGACGCATCTCCAGAGCCCAGCGCCTGCCCCACAGGCCCCAGGCTGGAGCCTCCCTGGCCCCAAGAGCCAGCCCGCCAGGTGCCACCGGTGCCCAGTCCTGGGCGTTCGAAGATGTTCCTGCAGGCTCTGGTCTCACTCAAGTCGGAGAGCCACGGCCCGGAGCCCCAGAAGGCCCTGGGACTGCTGTCAGGGCCAGGGCTGCAGGAACGGACCGGGGGCCCAGGTGCCTCCAGAACCCCACTCTGCCTGGCCCTGCCGGAACTCCCCTCGGCTCCGGAGGGCCGCccggaggaggaagaggaggagagcgAGGACAGCGACGAGTCGGACGAGGAGCTGCGCTGCTACAGCATCCAGGAGCCGAGCGAGGAGAGCGAGGAGGAGGCGACGCCCGTGCCAGTGGTGGTGGCGGAAAGCCAGAGCGCGCGCAACCTGCGCAGCCTGCTGAAGATGCCCAGCCTGCTGTCTGAGGCCTTCTGCGAGGACCTGGAGCGCAAGAAGAAAGCCGTGTCCTTCTTTGACGACGTCACCGTCTACCTCTTCGACCAG GAAAGCCCTACCCGGGAGCTCGGGGAGCCGTTCCCCGGTGCGAAGGAGTCGCCCCCCGCCTTCCTGGCGGGCGGCCCGGGCTCCCCCAGCGCCCCCTGCCGGCCACGGCGGGCAGACCGCTCTCCCGACGGCACCGACGCAGAAG GCGGAGGGTTCGAGTGGGACCACGGCCTCCCGCTGACGCAGGCCCAGGAGCCCGCCCCGCCGGTCCCCGCGGCGCCCCCGGCGCCGGCCGCGCCCGGGCCCTTCTCGCGCTTCACCGTCTCACCAGCGCCCGCGTCCCGCTTCTCCATCACACACGTCTCAGACTCGGACGCCCGGCCCGTGGGAG ACTCCGTTTTCAGAAGGGGAAAAAGGCTTGGAGAGATCAGGTCCTGCCAGGCCCGCCTGTCGTGGCCACCTTGGCGTGGGGCCTCAGCTCCCTGGGGAGAGGCAGTGCTCCAGGGCTGA